The Pseudoxanthomonas sp. SL93 genome segment CCTGGCGGACGGCGCTGCTTTGCTGCGGCAGCGGTGCGACACGTTCGCGCGTGGTCAGGAACACCGTGACGAACGCGGCGGTGGCGACCACGCCGTACAGCGACAGCGTCAACTGCCAACCCAGCGCCTCATCGCCACGTCCCAGCCACCGCACCAGGTCCAGCGTGAGCCAGTTCACCGCCATCGTGCCGGCGAAGGCGGCGATGAAGCGGAAACTGATCAGCTGGGTGCGCTGCTGGCTGTCGGCGGTGATGACGCCGGAGAGCGCGGAATAGGGAATGCTCAGCACCGTATAGGCGAGCATCATCAGGGTGAAGGTCGCGTACGCCCAGACCAGTCGTCCCCCGTCGTCCAGGTCGGGTACGGTCCACGTCAGCACGCCCGCCAACGCCATCGGCAGTGCACCGAAAAGCAGATAGGGCCGGAACCGACCAAACCGGCTGCGCGTGCGATCGGCGATGGCGCCCATCAGGGGATCGGTGATCGCGTCCACCACCTTGGTGACCAGCATCATCGTGCCGACGGCGGCAGCGGCCAGTCCCATCACGTCGGTGTAGAAAATGAGCAGGAACGCCGAGATGTTGGCCCAGTAAAGGTTGAAGCCGAAATCGCCGACGCCGTAGCCGACCTTCTCGCGCAGGCGAGGCTCCGTGCTGCTTGCGGGATGCGCGGTCGCTCCGCCCCCCTGATCAGGTCGCATGTCCACTCCCGGGATGATGGTTCGCTCCGGCCCACGAAACGCATGCGTCGCGGCGACCGAAACGGCGGCCAAGCTTGCGATGATCGCGGCAGTGAGGCAAGCACCCTTGCGGTCCCGTCGGCCGGCATCCGTGCGCCAG includes the following:
- a CDS encoding MFS transporter; its protein translation is MRPDQGGGATAHPASSTEPRLREKVGYGVGDFGFNLYWANISAFLLIFYTDVMGLAAAAVGTMMLVTKVVDAITDPLMGAIADRTRSRFGRFRPYLLFGALPMALAGVLTWTVPDLDDGGRLVWAYATFTLMMLAYTVLSIPYSALSGVITADSQQRTQLISFRFIAAFAGTMAVNWLTLDLVRWLGRGDEALGWQLTLSLYGVVATAAFVTVFLTTRERVAPLPQQSSAVRQDVIDLLHNRPWMVLFALALIIMVTIVMRGGSLAYYLKYHLERPELTGLFLGAYALALAVGAGLTPLMTRYVDKRRLMAWLMAGVGVVSCAMFFIPPDAVWLMFALNLLVGLMLGPKSPLAFSMYADCADYTEWKTGRRATAMTFAAATFSQKLGGALASATIAWILAGMGYVANAAQSDASRLGIVLLLTVIPGAVALLAAWVMRFYPLDATNLSQVQSDLQSRREAAA